From the Chloroflexus aurantiacus J-10-fl genome, one window contains:
- a CDS encoding MBL fold metallo-hydrolase, producing the protein MLLKYFYDEMLAQASYLIGCAKTGEAMVIDPMRDVEPYLRVAAKEGLRITHVTETHIHADFVSGVRELAARTGAQMYLSDMGDANWKYAYPEIEKAILVKDGDTWMVGNIKVQVIATPGHTPEHIAFMITDTAGADQPMGVFTGDFLFVGDVGRPDLLEEAAGISGTKEPGARKQFQSVRRFAELPDYLQVWPAHGAGSACGKALGAIPSSTLGYEKRFNPAFQFDDEDAFVRWLLKGQPEPPRYFARMKYVNKVGPALLHDLATPVEVERPLLDQAMAEGAMVFDLRSAAEFVAGHVPGSISVPIRKMYSTYVGWFVDFNKPTYLVVPDGADMNQILKDLRAIGVDDIPGYLPASALGDNLVQLPTATVKDLSAALSDHSAVILDMRNLTEYEEIHLPGALHIPLGYLPRRLDDIPRDTPIIAHCATGYRSQVGTSLLRRFGFTNVATLVDPQGTWRELASAVAV; encoded by the coding sequence ATGTTGCTGAAGTATTTCTACGACGAGATGCTGGCGCAGGCTTCGTACCTCATCGGCTGCGCTAAGACCGGTGAGGCAATGGTCATCGATCCAATGCGCGATGTAGAGCCGTATTTGCGCGTAGCCGCCAAAGAAGGATTGCGGATTACCCATGTAACGGAAACTCATATTCACGCCGATTTTGTCAGCGGTGTCCGTGAGCTGGCTGCCCGTACCGGTGCCCAGATGTATCTGAGCGATATGGGCGATGCCAACTGGAAGTATGCCTACCCAGAAATTGAGAAGGCCATTCTGGTGAAGGATGGCGATACGTGGATGGTTGGCAACATTAAGGTACAGGTGATTGCAACCCCCGGCCATACCCCAGAGCACATTGCTTTCATGATTACCGATACTGCCGGTGCCGATCAGCCGATGGGTGTGTTCACCGGTGATTTTCTGTTCGTCGGTGATGTTGGGCGCCCTGATTTGCTGGAAGAGGCCGCCGGTATTTCTGGTACGAAGGAGCCGGGTGCACGCAAACAGTTCCAGTCGGTGCGACGGTTTGCCGAACTTCCTGACTATTTGCAGGTGTGGCCGGCTCACGGTGCAGGCAGCGCGTGTGGCAAGGCGTTGGGCGCCATTCCATCGAGCACACTCGGTTACGAGAAGCGTTTCAACCCGGCGTTCCAGTTTGACGATGAAGATGCGTTTGTGCGCTGGTTGCTGAAGGGTCAACCGGAACCACCGCGTTACTTTGCCCGCATGAAGTATGTCAACAAAGTCGGGCCGGCGCTTTTGCACGATCTGGCAACCCCGGTAGAGGTCGAGCGGCCACTTCTCGATCAGGCAATGGCAGAAGGGGCAATGGTCTTTGATCTGCGCAGTGCTGCCGAGTTTGTCGCCGGTCACGTTCCGGGCAGCATCAGTGTTCCCATTCGCAAGATGTACAGCACATATGTAGGCTGGTTCGTCGATTTCAACAAGCCCACCTACCTGGTTGTGCCGGATGGCGCCGACATGAATCAGATTTTGAAGGATTTGCGGGCGATTGGGGTGGATGATATTCCCGGTTACCTGCCGGCGTCAGCGCTCGGTGATAATCTCGTGCAGTTGCCGACCGCTACGGTGAAAGACCTGAGCGCCGCTCTGAGCGATCATTCGGCAGTCATTCTCGATATGCGTAACCTGACCGAATACGAAGAGATTCATCTGCCCGGTGCGCTGCACATTCCGCTCGGCTATCTGCCGCGCCGCCTGGACGACATTCCACGGGATACCCCCATTATTGCGCACTGTGCAACCGGCTATCGCTCACAGGTTGGCACGAGCTTACTGCGCCGGTTTGGTTTTACCAACGTAGCGACGCTGGTCGATCCGCAGGGCACCTGGCGAGAACTGGCTTCAGCAGTTGCTGTTTGA
- a CDS encoding LysR family transcriptional regulator, giving the protein MLDLYKLDIFTRVVAAGSLSKAAEQLHMTQSGVSQHIRALEDSLGTELFVRGRRGVELTPAGQRLLAYCEGIFRLVAEAELAVTDVAGLRDGQLTIGVTPGVSAYLLPEWVQMFRQRYPNLAVSAQTGTTPSIVNELRNGSLDLGAIEGELDSAERDLQQQALREFDQYVVVGRRHPWWGRSEVHLQELAGQPMVMRQSSSQTRVWLDHALREQSLTPRIIAELDNLESIKRMVMIGTGLTILPLYAVTAEQEVGALHPIPIAGRPLRRTLRLLWRATRPLSPVAYAFRQLLIAHYGH; this is encoded by the coding sequence ATGCTCGATCTCTACAAACTCGATATCTTTACCCGCGTTGTAGCCGCCGGGAGTCTCAGCAAAGCGGCTGAACAGCTACACATGACGCAATCAGGGGTGAGCCAGCATATCCGTGCGCTCGAAGATTCGTTAGGCACTGAACTCTTCGTGCGTGGCCGGCGTGGTGTTGAGCTGACGCCAGCCGGTCAACGTCTGCTGGCGTATTGTGAGGGCATTTTTCGCCTGGTCGCCGAGGCCGAACTGGCAGTGACTGATGTTGCCGGTCTGCGAGATGGACAGTTGACGATTGGGGTGACACCCGGTGTAAGTGCCTATCTCTTGCCTGAATGGGTGCAGATGTTTCGCCAGCGCTATCCCAACCTCGCCGTGAGCGCCCAAACCGGCACGACGCCATCTATCGTGAATGAATTACGGAACGGCAGCCTCGATCTGGGTGCAATCGAGGGCGAACTCGATAGCGCGGAACGTGATTTGCAGCAACAGGCGCTGCGCGAATTCGATCAATACGTCGTCGTTGGTCGCCGCCATCCGTGGTGGGGGCGCAGTGAGGTTCATTTGCAAGAGCTGGCCGGTCAGCCGATGGTGATGCGCCAATCGAGCAGTCAAACGCGCGTCTGGCTCGATCATGCCCTGCGCGAGCAATCATTAACGCCCCGCATCATCGCCGAACTCGACAATCTGGAGTCGATTAAGCGCATGGTGATGATCGGAACCGGCCTGACAATCCTGCCGCTCTACGCTGTAACTGCCGAACAAGAAGTTGGTGCCCTGCATCCCATCCCTATCGCGGGCCGGCCACTACGCCGCACACTACGCCTGCTATGGCGGGCAACCCGCCCCCTATCACCGGTGGCGTATGCCTTCCGACAATTACTCATTGCGCATTACGGTCATTGA
- a CDS encoding anti-sigma factor family protein — protein sequence MLTSDHHSCHELIDLLNDYLDGELSATECSELEEQLRRCPDCRQLLASLRQTISLLHHLEDEPLPLPPALEERLIVQMQQRLRAKINDRNAQ from the coding sequence ATGTTGACCAGTGACCATCATTCCTGTCATGAACTCATCGATCTTCTGAACGATTATCTCGATGGTGAATTGAGTGCGACTGAATGTAGTGAGTTGGAAGAGCAACTTCGTCGTTGTCCAGATTGCCGGCAATTACTGGCGTCGTTGCGGCAGACAATTAGCCTGCTCCATCACCTTGAAGATGAACCACTGCCATTACCACCTGCTTTGGAAGAACGTTTAATTGTTCAGATGCAACAACGTCTGCGGGCAAAAATCAATGACCGTAATGCGCAATGA
- a CDS encoding RNA polymerase sigma factor, whose protein sequence is MSGLSIDLSLYDDEEALLAGLRRGDPDACTCFVKRFAPLVYARALNLVGDADEAENVLQTTFIKACAALPEYTGAGSLRSWLYRIASNEGLMLLRQKRAQLDLDEIGDLSSETSLSQLAPRWAVDPARTVLDEELRREIMQAITTLPDALRVVIVLRDIEHLSTEETARQLGISPAAVKVRLHRARLRLRELLARYVEAVEEQRDVDQ, encoded by the coding sequence GTGTCGGGACTATCCATTGATCTGTCGCTGTACGATGATGAAGAGGCACTGCTGGCCGGTTTGCGGCGCGGTGACCCTGATGCCTGTACGTGTTTTGTAAAACGTTTTGCCCCGCTTGTGTATGCCCGCGCACTCAACCTGGTAGGTGATGCTGACGAAGCTGAGAATGTGTTGCAGACGACCTTCATCAAGGCGTGTGCAGCGTTACCGGAATATACCGGTGCAGGCAGTCTACGAAGCTGGCTCTACCGGATTGCATCGAATGAGGGATTGATGCTGCTGCGGCAGAAGCGGGCGCAGCTTGACCTTGACGAAATAGGTGATCTCAGCAGCGAAACCTCACTCTCGCAATTGGCACCACGCTGGGCTGTTGATCCGGCCAGGACTGTACTCGATGAGGAATTACGGCGCGAAATTATGCAGGCAATCACCACATTACCCGATGCATTGCGGGTCGTGATAGTCTTGCGCGATATTGAGCATTTGAGTACTGAAGAGACGGCCAGACAACTGGGCATCAGTCCGGCAGCGGTGAAGGTGCGTCTGCATCGTGCCCGCTTGCGCCTGCGCGAACTGCTGGCTCGCTATGTCGAAGCGGTGGAGGAGCAGCGTGATGTTGACCAGTGA
- the pdo gene encoding protein disulfide oxidoreductase gives MALMQEKDRKAVQGAFTGLNRPVDIVLFTSAESGEYSEVTQELLQEVVALHPMLSLHVYDLDQDSAYAAELGVDKAPGIVFLVGEERQNHGLRFAGLPSGYEFASLIEAIRLAGGAVQPDLQPATMALLETIQSPMHLQVFVTPTCPYCPRAVVMAYRLALASPYISAEGIEVTEFPELGDRYAVMGVPKTVIDDLVHIEGAVPEGMMVNKLREAIAAAA, from the coding sequence ATGGCTCTTATGCAGGAAAAAGATCGCAAGGCGGTGCAGGGAGCATTTACAGGTCTGAATCGACCGGTAGACATCGTGCTCTTCACCTCTGCCGAAAGTGGTGAGTACAGCGAGGTCACCCAGGAACTGTTGCAAGAAGTTGTGGCTCTCCATCCAATGCTGAGTCTGCACGTCTATGATCTGGATCAGGATAGTGCCTATGCTGCGGAATTGGGTGTTGACAAAGCGCCGGGAATTGTTTTCCTGGTTGGTGAAGAGCGGCAGAATCACGGCCTGCGCTTTGCCGGATTGCCCAGTGGTTATGAATTTGCTTCCTTAATTGAAGCTATCCGTCTGGCCGGTGGTGCGGTACAGCCTGACTTGCAACCGGCAACCATGGCGCTGTTGGAGACGATTCAATCCCCAATGCACTTGCAAGTCTTTGTGACGCCAACCTGTCCGTACTGCCCGCGCGCAGTGGTGATGGCGTACCGCCTGGCTCTGGCCAGTCCGTACATCTCTGCCGAAGGCATCGAAGTGACCGAATTCCCCGAATTGGGCGACCGCTACGCGGTGATGGGAGTGCCCAAGACCGTCATAGATGATCTCGTGCATATCGAAGGTGCAGTGCCCGAAGGGATGATGGTCAATAAACTGCGGGAAGCGATTGCTGCGGCGGCGTAA
- a CDS encoding MFS transporter has protein sequence MITGTTTNLQTLSWFHVAMLVWMRWLISLVFRLVYPLLTFLAASFAVDLSTASLLITVQVAASLLSPLGGVLSDRFGDRIVILWGGIIFVLGVAVCGVSSSFGLFLSGYALVGLAVAIAMPALQSYVSARSHYSQRARLLGVLELSWALSALLGIPLVTWVAEQFGLAMVFAGLTVVGIATVALMTMLPNDERIHYTQFGGDTSAGVNPIQIVLKPVILAALSFIFVQMAAVELIFVSYAGWLEYTFGATTTELGLVFGLLGVVELIGSLAATLFTDRIGKRRAVLGGFALVGVWLLLLPQSTSWLTFLILLLAFDLCFEFAIVSTFPLISGLSAQGRGTVLAAMTASIGGGRILGSLVAPWLSVTAGYAVNSTLAGILVLCGVGFGIIAMREGRA, from the coding sequence ATGATAACAGGCACCACAACGAATTTGCAGACACTATCGTGGTTCCACGTGGCAATGCTGGTTTGGATGCGCTGGCTGATCAGTCTGGTCTTTCGTCTGGTCTATCCATTGCTGACGTTTCTTGCTGCCAGTTTTGCCGTGGATTTGAGTACAGCCAGTCTGCTGATAACCGTCCAGGTTGCCGCATCACTGCTGAGTCCGTTGGGTGGGGTGTTGAGTGATCGGTTTGGTGATCGGATTGTGATCCTCTGGGGCGGGATTATCTTTGTGTTGGGGGTTGCAGTTTGTGGGGTGAGTAGTAGTTTTGGGCTATTCCTGTCCGGGTATGCGCTTGTCGGTCTGGCGGTGGCGATTGCGATGCCGGCATTGCAGAGCTATGTAAGCGCTCGCAGTCACTATTCTCAACGGGCACGTTTGCTGGGAGTGCTGGAACTGAGCTGGGCGCTCTCGGCGTTGCTCGGTATACCACTGGTAACCTGGGTAGCAGAACAGTTTGGCCTGGCAATGGTTTTTGCCGGTCTGACGGTTGTTGGTATTGCCACGGTTGCCTTGATGACAATGCTACCAAACGATGAACGCATTCACTACACACAGTTCGGTGGCGATACATCTGCCGGGGTCAATCCAATCCAGATCGTGCTCAAACCGGTTATCCTGGCCGCGCTGAGTTTTATCTTTGTGCAGATGGCAGCCGTTGAGTTGATTTTTGTCAGCTACGCGGGCTGGTTAGAGTACACATTTGGGGCTACCACGACAGAATTGGGTCTCGTCTTCGGATTGTTAGGGGTCGTTGAACTGATCGGTTCACTGGCAGCAACCCTCTTCACCGACCGCATCGGTAAGCGCCGGGCAGTACTTGGTGGGTTTGCGCTGGTAGGTGTCTGGTTGCTTTTGTTGCCGCAGAGTACGTCCTGGCTCACGTTTCTGATTTTGCTGCTGGCGTTTGATTTATGTTTTGAGTTTGCCATCGTCTCGACCTTCCCCTTGATCAGTGGTCTCAGTGCGCAGGGCCGTGGCACAGTACTCGCGGCAATGACGGCCAGTATCGGCGGTGGACGGATTCTCGGTTCGCTTGTAGCCCCGTGGTTGAGCGTGACTGCCGGTTATGCGGTGAATAGCACGTTAGCCGGAATCCTGGTGCTGTGCGGGGTAGGCTTTGGTATCATAGCTATGAGAGAAGGCCGTGCCTGA
- a CDS encoding esterase family protein produces the protein MQRQYHSWHSPALNRTMELLVFGHAGAPVLVFPTSHGRFYEYEDRGMVAALSHHLEQGWIQLICVDSVYSESWYNYTADTDARIWREEQYEHYLITEVLPLVRHLNPNPFLIATGCSFGASEAVVFTLRHPGLVRRVIGLSGLYDLKRFFSTYTQGVYFHNPVDFVPNLNDQWTIDRLRETDIILVTGRDDPSAWSNELLSSQLWAKGIGNALRIWDGWYHDWPYWQRMIVQYIGGHD, from the coding sequence ATGCAACGCCAATATCACTCGTGGCACAGCCCTGCCCTTAACCGAACGATGGAACTCCTTGTTTTTGGTCATGCTGGTGCGCCGGTCCTGGTCTTTCCCACATCGCATGGCCGTTTTTACGAGTACGAAGACCGGGGGATGGTGGCAGCACTCAGTCATCATCTTGAACAGGGTTGGATACAGCTTATTTGTGTCGATAGTGTTTATAGCGAAAGCTGGTACAACTACACTGCCGACACCGATGCCCGCATCTGGCGCGAAGAACAGTACGAGCACTACCTGATAACTGAAGTGTTACCGCTTGTGCGCCATCTCAACCCTAACCCGTTCCTGATCGCCACCGGCTGCTCATTCGGGGCCAGTGAGGCTGTGGTTTTTACCCTGCGTCATCCGGGTCTGGTACGGCGGGTGATTGGTTTATCGGGACTCTACGATCTAAAGCGATTTTTCAGCACCTATACGCAGGGTGTCTATTTTCACAATCCGGTAGACTTTGTGCCCAATTTAAACGATCAATGGACAATAGATCGCCTGCGTGAAACTGACATCATACTGGTCACCGGGCGTGACGATCCGTCAGCGTGGTCGAATGAGTTGTTGTCGAGTCAATTGTGGGCGAAAGGCATCGGTAATGCGTTGCGCATTTGGGATGGCTGGTACCACGATTGGCCCTACTGGCAACGTATGATTGTACAATACATTGGCGGGCATGATTAA
- a CDS encoding TadE family protein yields MQNKPGQSIVEMALLLPVMLIVLFGIIEFGYLIFAYSMVSQAARNGAEAAAQLPPYESWLQLRNNPPANYPGFTADACVRGIMEAIRSDIVLFDGSGNEGRRIEDYVIIRYPNGGQTRNLNDRGPIEIEINYPVRSITPLFDLIGLQDGTLNLRVVQRRSIENLGVDPRNPRGVACARNVADWQEMQVLMQP; encoded by the coding sequence ATGCAGAACAAACCCGGACAATCTATCGTTGAGATGGCACTCTTGCTGCCGGTTATGCTGATCGTCTTGTTTGGTATCATCGAATTCGGCTATCTGATCTTCGCCTATTCGATGGTATCGCAGGCGGCACGTAATGGTGCCGAGGCAGCCGCGCAATTGCCGCCATACGAAAGCTGGCTACAATTGCGGAACAACCCGCCGGCTAATTATCCCGGCTTTACAGCAGATGCCTGCGTGCGCGGGATTATGGAAGCGATCCGGTCGGACATTGTGCTGTTCGATGGCAGCGGGAATGAGGGACGGCGGATTGAGGATTATGTCATCATTCGCTATCCGAATGGTGGTCAAACTCGAAATCTCAACGACCGCGGGCCGATTGAGATCGAGATTAACTACCCGGTACGGAGCATTACGCCGCTCTTCGACTTGATTGGGCTGCAAGATGGCACGCTCAACCTGCGTGTCGTGCAGCGCCGTTCGATTGAGAACCTGGGCGTCGATCCCAGAAATCCACGTGGCGTAGCCTGTGCCCGCAATGTTGCCGATTGGCAAGAGATGCAAGTGCTGATGCAACCGTAG
- a CDS encoding TadE/TadG family type IV pilus assembly protein, translating to MMNTKRRRKTVGQAIVEFALSATVIFLLLAAAVDLGLIFFTLQALRAAAQEGATYGSYPVVVTNSSGQVTAVTLNYTEIFRRIRTAGGTQPMGVANLLDLNGDGVDDANQTAVFNASNPTNPNGFVIIENPKGANPANLSGTCATTTPRVDMRNAGQNCWIRVTIRYRYRLFFPFAPAFGQEIILRVTHTMPIRSQFVG from the coding sequence ATGATGAACACGAAACGTCGTCGCAAAACAGTCGGCCAGGCGATAGTTGAATTTGCCCTCTCGGCTACGGTCATTTTTCTCTTGCTCGCCGCAGCCGTTGATCTCGGTCTGATCTTCTTTACGCTTCAGGCGTTACGGGCCGCAGCCCAGGAAGGTGCCACTTATGGTAGCTATCCGGTGGTGGTTACCAACAGCAGTGGCCAAGTGACCGCAGTAACCCTGAACTATACCGAAATTTTTCGTCGTATTCGTACTGCCGGTGGCACCCAGCCGATGGGGGTAGCAAATCTGCTTGATCTGAATGGCGACGGGGTGGATGATGCCAACCAGACGGCTGTTTTCAATGCAAGTAACCCGACGAATCCAAATGGTTTTGTGATTATTGAAAACCCCAAAGGTGCCAATCCAGCGAACCTGAGTGGAACATGCGCAACTACGACACCGCGGGTCGATATGCGCAACGCCGGTCAGAATTGCTGGATCAGAGTAACTATTCGCTATCGTTACCGGCTCTTCTTCCCATTCGCACCGGCATTCGGACAGGAGATTATTCTGCGCGTTACGCACACGATGCCTATTCGTAGTCAATTTGTCGGCTGA